GACGGTCAATGAAGCGCGCGTCGCCAAGTTCCTCGAGAAGATCACGACCGCGCTGGAAAGCAGCGACCTGGGCATCTTCCGCGACTTGATCGAACGCTACGAGCGCGAACACAACGTGCCCGCGGCCGAGATCGCGGCCGCACTGGCCAAGGTGGTCCAGGGCAGCACGCCCCTGCTGCTCGAGCCGCCGCGCAAGCCGGAAAAGCCGGCATTCGAGCGCGAGTACGTCGAACGTCCGGGTGGCCGCGAAGCGTCGCGTTCGGCGCGCGAGCCGCGTGAGCCGCGTGAGCCCCGCGAACCGCGCGCACCGCGTCCGGACACCGGCCCGCGCGACCCGGACGTCGGCATGGAAACCTTCCGCATCGAGGTCGGCTACGTGCACGGCGTGCAGCCGGGCAACATCGTCGGCGCGATCGCCAACGAAGCCGACCTGGAGAGCAAGTTCATCGGCCGCATCGACATCCGCGACGACTACAGCCTGGTCGACCTGCCCGAAGGCATGCCCAAGGAGCTGCTCGAGCACCTGAAGAAGGTCCGCGTCGGCGGCCAGCCGATCCGCATCCGCCGTGCCGAAGACGCCGACATGACCGCCGCGCCGCCGCGTGCCAAGCGCCCGTTCGGCGCCAAGCCGCCGGGGAACAGGCCGGGGGGCTTCAAGCCGGGTGGCCCGCGCAAGGGACCGCCGCGTCGCGACCCGCGCTGAGCGAGTAAGCGGTAAGCGGTAAGCGGTAAGCGATAAGCGAATCTTCGAATCCGGCGGGGCGGATGCCCTGCCGGTCGCTGCGGCAGGGCGCGGGCCGGCCGCAGCATATGCGTCCGAGGACCCGTAGCGCGGTCTCCGGCACAGTCGAGTCGCATCCACCGTCGCGGCGCATGCCGCGACCCGGATGCATCGGCAGCGGCGCAGCTTCAAGAGCTGCACCTTCGGCGTCCTGCACGCCAGCGAATCGACGCGACACGCGATCAGGCAACCTGCGCGGCCGCCTCACCTGCTACCTCACTTGAACGCCAGCCCGGCGCGCGACCGCGCGTTGCCGGGGCCGATCATGCCCGGCAGCCCGGTGCATGTGGGAGCGCCCTCGACTGGCCCTCATGCCCGCAGCGGGAATGTCCTGCGATCAGCGTCCTGCCCGTGCAGCTCCGACGACTGCGGCAGAGCCGCTTCACGGCAATGCACGCGTGGCCGGACCATTTCCCGCGGCGTCGCCGTGTGCGCCTGGCCGCCGGGATCAGGGCAGGCCGAGTTCCGGCAGCGCGATGTCGGGCACCCGCACATCGGGCCCCAGCACATGGAACAGCTCGCCCAGGGTCGGCCAGCCGAAATACGGGGCCAGCCACCAGTAGGCCGCGATGACGATCAGCACCGTCACGATCAGGCGCAGCACCACGCCGGCCACCTTGAAGGCCAGCCAGATGCCGAGGATCACCAGCACGAAGCCGAGCCAGCTCATGCGGCGACGCCATCCTGCAGCGGACGCAACTGGGGATCGAGTGCCACGCGCGCGTCGAACACGAAACAGCGGCCGTCGTAGCCGAAACCACCCACCTGCTCGAAATAGCCCAGGATGCCGCCATCGAGCTGGAGCACGTTGTCCATGCCGTCGGCGCGCATCCACAGCGCCGCCTTCTCGCAGCGGATGCCACCCGTGCAGAAGCTGACCACGGTCGCGTCGCGCAGTGCCTCGCGGTGCGGCGCCAGCGCGTCGGGCAGCTCGGTGAAATTGTCGATCGGCAGGGTCAGCGCGCCCTCGAACGTGCCATGAGCGAATTCCTCGCGATTGCGCGTATCGAGCAGCACGAGTCGCCGGCCGGCATCGTCGTGGCCCTGGGCGATCCAGCGTGCCAGCACCGCAGGCGCGACCTCGGGCGCCCGCGCGGGCGCGGTGAGCGGCATGGCTTCAGGCTTGCGGAAGCTGATGATCTCGGGTTTGACCTTGACCTTCAGGCGGCCGAAGGGCTGCACCGCACTACCGCTGAGCTTGGCCTGCAGCGTCGCGAAGCGGACATCGGCGCGCAGCGCGGCGAGCAACGCGTCGATCGCCTCCGGCGCTCCGGCCAGGAACAGGTTCACGCCTTCCGGCGCGACGAGCACGGTCCCCAGCAGGCCGCCTTCCACGGCGAGACCGTGCAGCCACGCGGCGACGTTGTCGGGATCGTCGATCGCGACGAAGTGATAGGCGGCGAGGTTCTGGATCATGGCGCCATTGTAAGGTCGGGATCGCCGCAGCGATCCGCGACCCCGCAGCGGTCGTCAGCGCTCGTGGTTGTCGCGGACGAAACGGTCGAAGAGGCGCACGCCGTAACCCGAAGCCCCCATCGGAACCGTCGATACCTCGCTGCCGTCGCGCCAGGCCATGCCGGCGATGTCCAGGTGTGCCCAGGCACGGCCGGCATCGACCCACTCGCCGATGAAGTGCGCCGCGGTGCCCGAGCCCGGACGCCCGCCGCCATTGCGCAGATCCGCGATCGGCGACTCCAGCATCTTGCCGTAGCCCGGATGCATCGGCATGCGCCACACCGGCTCACCGGCCGCCTCGCCTGCGCGCTGCAGCTGCGTGGCCAGCGCGTCGTCGCGGGTGAAGAGGCCGGCATAGTCGTTGCCCAGTGCGGTGACGATAGCGCCGGTCAGCGTGGCGATGTCGACGATCACGGTCGGGTTGTCCTGGCGCTGCACGTACCAGAGTGCATCGACGAGGACCATGCGGCCCTCGGCGTCGGTGCTCATGATCTCGTAGGTGCGGCCGGAGGCGGTGCGCACCACGTCGCCCGGGCGCGAGGCGGTAGACGACGGCATGTTCTCGGCCAGCGCCGCGACCGCGACCGCGTTGACCCGCGCGCCACGGCCGGCAAGCGCGAGCACGGCGCCCGTGGCGCTCGCCGCGCCGGCCATGTCGTACTTCATCCGCCACATGTTCTCGCTGCCCTTGATCGAAAGGCCGCCCGAATCGAAGGTGATGCCCTTGCCGACGAAGGCCACCGGCGCCTCGCCGCGCGCGCCACCGTTGTAGCGGACGAGCATCAGGCGCGGCGGCCGCACACTGCCCTGGCCGACGGCCAAGAGGCTGCCCATCCCCAGGCGCTCCATCGCGGGCACGTCCAGCACTTCGATGCTGACGTTCGGCTTGCCCGCGAACGCAGCGCGCGTACGCGCGACGAATTCCTCCGGATACAGCGCGTTCGCCGGCTCGGTCACCAGGTCGCGCGCGAACGCGACGCCTTCGGCGACCGCCTGCCAGTCGCCATCCCAGCTGCGTGCCGCCGCGGCGCCTTCCGGGCTGCGCACGACCAGGCTGCCCTGCCCCGCCGGCGAATCCTCGCGCTGCTTGCGGTAGGTATCGAAGCGGTACTGACCCAGCGTGGCGCCGAAAGCCAGCTGCGCCGCGGCGCCGGGCTCATTTCCGTCCCAGACCACGTCGACCTGGGGCGCGCGGCTGCGCGCCGCAAAACGCCCGACATGGCCGCCCACCTGTTCGATGCGTTGTGCATCGGCGGGGCCGCTGCCGGCACCCACCAGGAGTATGTGGTCGTACCCGGCCATGCCGGGCAGCTCGAGCCGGCTGCCAAGCTTTCCGCTGAAGCCTGCCGACGCCGCCGCGCGGGTCAGTGCGCCGTTGCTGGCGGCATCGAGCCGGGCGAATGTACCCGCGCGAGACGCGCCCTCGGCCACTTCCTCCACCGCCAGCACGAGGGTGCCGGTGGCCGGTGCGCCATGCGCATCGAAGCGGACGTCACGCTGCGCAGCGGCTGGCAGGGAAAAGGTGGCGATCAGGCTGGCGAGCAGCAGGGGCTTGAGCGGGCGGAACGAACGCATGGCAACTCCAGACAACGGCGGGACGTGCCCCGGGGCGGGCACTGGCAACCCGCGACCATAACAACGCCTGCGCGCGCGCGGGCCTGCCGGAGGTCATGGCGGTGGAAGGTCAACCATTCGCTGCGCCTCCCCGGCGGGCGCAGACATCGGTGACTCGCGGCGAGGCGCGTTCCGTCCACGGCTGCGCGAAACTGGCCGCCGCTCGTGCGCGGCGTGCGCGGCGCGAGGTAGCTGCCCTTCGGGCGCGAACGCAGCAGCAGAGCCAGCTCCCGGGCATCGCCCATCCCCGTTTACTCAGGTGTCCGCGAGCGGGCGGCTGAGATCGGAACGCAGAGCGCCGGCTTCGTCCGGGCTGTCGCGGATTGGTCGCGGTCATCAAGGACCGGCGCGCGCGATCGATAAGCGCGGCTGCGAGACCGCGGATCTGCGCAGCAGACGCAACGCGGACCGCCAGGGCGTCTCAGCGCGAGAGCATGTAACCGGGAACCGCCATCAGCCCGATCAGGAAGATGATCGCCAGCACGATCATGACCAGGCGCACCGGATCGGCGCGCGCGATATCGGCAAACGTCTCCGTGGTGCCCTCACGCTCGGCACGTTCGCGCGCTTCGCGTGCCCGCGCCTGGCGACCGCGCTGGTAGTCCGCCATCAGGCGCTTGGCCTCGGCGAAATCCTCGTTGTTGCGCAGCCAGATGCCGCCATGCGAGATGCCGAACGGGCTGGGTCTGGTCTGGTACCACTCCATGCCGGCGGCATCGAGGAAGTCGCGCACGTCGGCGGCTTCATCCTCGGGAACGTAACGCAGATTGAGCAGCAGCTTGGCCATGTGGCGATGATAACGCGGGGCCGCGCGGCCCAGCCCTGTGTTCAACGCTTGGTGGTCACCGCGCGTCGCAGGTTGTGGCGGGCCTGGGCGTCGAAACGCGCATGGAACCCGTCGTCGAGGAAGATCCGTTCGCGGGCCAGCAGGCCCTTGAGGAAGCGGCGACGGCCCAGCGCATACGTCCAGCGCGGCACATGCCGGTATTCGGCGGCGATGCCGCGGTCGTAGGCATCGAACGCCGCGGGCGACGCGCCAAGAATGGCCATGTCGCAATCGAGGAACCGGCGGGTGTCGTCGCCGCGGGGATCGCGGGGAAAATCATCGGCGACGAGCTGGCCATGCCGCGCCGTCAGCTCGATGAGCTCGGCCACGCGTGGAATGTCGATCCCCGCATCCGGCAGCCAGCGCGCGATCTCCGCGGCGGCCATCGCCGCCGAGCGCGCCTCGTTGTCATCCCGGCGCGCGTCGTAGATGGCGTCGTGGAACAGCATCGCCAGATAGACCTCGCGCGGCTGCGCCCAGCCGGGGCCCTCGGCCACCTCGTCGTAGAGACGCAGCAGCGCTTCGATGTGATCGAGCGAATGGTAGGCACGCGGCGGATTCCCATAGGCGTCGACCAATGCCGCATCCAGGGGCTCGGGCAGTACGAGCGGCGAGCGCGCCGGGACCAGTGCACTCACGCCGTGCCCCACGGACGCACCACGAGCAGGGCACCAACGCAGACCAGCGCCGCGCCTGCGAGGCGCACCGCATCGACGGGCCGCGGCGTCGACAGCACGCCGAGGTGGTCGACCACGAGCGAGCCTACGACCTGGCCGAACACGATCAGGCAGATCAGCGAAGCCGCGCCCAGGCGCGGCACGAGGAGGGTGCCGCAGAACACGAAGACCGCGCCGATGATTCCGCCAAGCCACAGCCCGGGCGGCAATGCCGCCAGCTCGCGGCACGACGGCCAGGGCGTGCGCGCCACCACCAGGACCATCGCCAGTGCCAGCGTGCCCACCGCGAACGACACGAAGGACGCGAACAGTGGGCCTGCAGTGAGGGCGCCGAGCCTCGCATTGAGCAGCGCCTGCAGCGGCAGCACCATGCCGACGATGGCAGCCAGTGCCGCGCTGCCCAGCAGCCAGAGGTTCATCGCGGTCTCCCGCCAGACAAGAAGAAGCCAAGTCTAACGCCGGGCGAAAACGCACTCGCCGCCAGTCTGGAGCTGCACGCTGGGCGGCCTTCAAGCGTCCGGCGCCGCCATATCAACAGCGCCTGTGACCTCGATACCGCCCTGCACCACGCGGTGCGCTCGCCTACCCGGCTCAGCGTCCACTGCATGTTCCAGCTGACACGGATGCCCCGCGGCGATCCGATCTCAGGCGGATCTCGGCCGCGGTCGCACGAGCCCAGCCAATGACGTGCGCCGCGCCGTGGCCGACGCCAGCGGCAGCGGCAGCGGCAGCGGCAGCGGCAGCGAAATCCATGCTCGCGCGGCGGTGGTTTTCGCTCAGCCAGCGTCGGGTTCACGCAGGTCGGCGGGGTTGCCGACGCCGTCGATGGCCCGCAACGCGGCCTCGCCGAGTACCGACTCGCGCGACCAGCCGGCCAGCGACGCCGCCGCATCCACCGCGTGCGCCCAGGTGCAGCGGTTGGCGAAAAGCATGCCAGGCACATCGAGCGTGCCACCGCGGCTGATGTAGCCCAGCGCGGTCATCCTGGCCGGCCCCTCGTCGATACGGCGCAGCACGCCGAGCATGGGTTCGGGCCGGGTGTGGCTCATCAGCACGCGCGGCAGCCCCGGCGGAAACAGCGCCTGCAGCGCGGCGTCGTCGAGCACGAACCCGGCCTCGATCGCATCGCGCGGCGCGCGCAGCCGGCCCGGTTCCAGCACCACGGTCACGCAGGCACGGCGACCGTGCGCGGCCAGATGCGCATGGGCCTTCATCGCTTCGTCCAGCTGGTAGGCGCCGATCGCGACCAGTTGCACCTCGGCATTGAGCGGGCTGCCGATGGCGACTGCCGCGCCGCGTGCGACGGCCATCTGCGCCGCATCTGCGGCGAAGTGCTGGACCACGTCGCGCTTGGACACCACCACGCACGCCACCTCGCCGCGGCCGCCGTAGATCGCGCGCAGGCCCGCGGTGGCGGTATTGCCGTCGACCGGAAACAGCACCCGCGCGGTGTCCGACATCTCGCCCAGCAGTGCCTCGCCGATCGTGGGGTCCTGGTGGGATTGCTCGTTCTTGGAGTTCTCCCAGGTATGCGACGTGACCACGAGCGGCACCGATATCCAGCCCGGCGACTGCCCCAGCTCGCGCTGGCGCCGCGCGAACACCACCTCCTGGCGCAGCAGGCCCAGCATCTTCATCGCGAACGCCTCGTAGCTGACGATGAGGTTCAGCCCGCCCTTGTTGCCGAGCGCGGCCGCGGCGACCGCTTCCTCGTTGAGCGCGGTGATCACTGCCCCATGCAACGACTCCGCCACCCCCGGCTCCGGGACGTTGACCCGGTGCTTGAGCCGCGCAAGTGTGCCGCCCATCTTGTTGCTGGCCAGTTCGTCCGGGTTGCCCACGCGTACGCGCAGGCCCGGGTTGGCCTCCACGAGCGCCACGAACCAGTGATCGATCGAGACCATCGCACTCCCGATGGCGCGCGGCGTCTCCCATTGCGGCTCGGGCAGCAGCGGCGCCGGCGGTCGACGATGCGCCATGGCATGGGCACTTTCGGGTGGCCGATGCTGGCGCCGATGCACGGACAGGGTGTCGAGTGCCGCGTCCAGCTCGGCGGGCGCGACATGCAGCGCCTGCGCGCCTGCATTGAATGCCGCGCGTGCGTGCGCATCCGCGTGCGGATTGCTGGACAGCGGCAGGTTGTGCGCGGCATTGGTGCCCGCACCAGGGAATCCGAAGCCCTTTTCGGTCTCGGCTATGACATAGGGCAGCGGGGCCGGATAGCGACGCTCGGGCTGCTCGGCGAATGCCTGCAGCGCGGCCTCGGCCTCGATGATCGCGCAGGCGATGGCCGCCGGATCATGTCCATCGACGATGACCGGCGCGAAATCGTTATGACGCAGGTCCTCCGACAGCCAGGTCGCGCCGCCCTCCTGCACGATCTGGGTGCGCTGCTCGATGCGCCGGCCGTTGAGGATCATCACCGGCACGGCCATCCCGCAGTCCTCGGCACGCCACCATCGCGGCGCCCAGTCCGAGCCACGCTGCTCTTCGAACGCACCATCGCTGAGGAAGGCCACCAGCCGTTCGCCCGGCAGCGGCATGTGCACGTACTGCAGTGCGGCGAAGCCCAGGTAGCCCCCTTCCGATACCGCGCCCGCCGTATTGGGGCCGGCGTGACTGCCCACGGGCACCGCGGACCGGCCGTCGGCGCCGATGGCGTAGGAGTAGAAGTCGCAGATCAGCCTGGCCAGCCCCGCCTCGCTGCGGTCGTAGCGCCCACGTTGCGTCGCCGAAACGTCGCCGGTGAGGGCATTCACCGCCTCGATCGCGGCGACGCAGTGGCCCTGCCCCATCAGCCACCCGCGCGTGGTCGAGGTCAACGCATTCGCCAGCAGGTAACCGACGAACGCCGGCACCATGTTCAACGCACCGCCGGTGTGGCCTTCGGGCACCGGCTTGAAGTCGATCGCCTCGAGCGGTGCGCCGGACAGGTCGATCCGACGTGCATACGTCATGTGCGCAACGACGTTCATCGCCACGCAGGCCACCCGGTCCGCCGCCGCCAACAACGCCCGGGCCGAGGCGAGGTCCTCGATGCGGCCTGCGGCATGCAGCCGTATCAGCAGCCGTTCGACGCGTTCGATGGTCTCGGGGCGATGCACGATGGGGCCGTGGCCGTCGTGCCAGCTCGGTTGCAGGGGGGCGTTCGAGACCATCGGGAATCCTCCAGGGGAACGTTCGATCCGAATTGCGGTTTGCGAACCGGCCGCGGGCTGTCCCGATCCGGCGTCTCGCCATGCGCGCCAGGCGCACGGTTGCCGGTCAGTCAGCCACGCAGCCTGTAGGACGTCCTCCGGCGGCGCTGCGGACTGCAGGGTGCGGCGCTGCCCTCTTGGACATGCTGCGCGCGCGGACCGTGCCGGAGCGCGAAGGAACCCGCCGCAATCGCATCGCTATGACCGGGCCGGTGAGAGACCTGTGCGCGGGCGGGCGGCCCTCCGCCCGGAACGCGCGCCGAGCCGCCCCCGGCCGAGTCCGGGAGTTCATACACCGGCGCACCCGCCGTTCGCCCGGCACGTCTGCTGCCGGATACAGACAACAGGGGCGGCGGCGTGCTCGCTTTCATCCCGTTACCAGTCGCCGCGCATGGCTCGCGGCAATCCATTCTTCGTTGGTCGGCTCGACGCCGACGATGACCGCGCTGGATGGCGCCGAGATCGTGGTCGCATCGGCTGCATTGGCCACGGGGTCCAGCGCCACCCCCAGAAATGCCAGGCCATCGCAGACCCGCTTCCGGATCTCCGCGCTGTGCTCGCCGACGCCCGCGGTGAACACCAGCAGGTCGAGCCCGCCGAGCACCGCCACCTGCGCGCCGATCTCGCGGACGATGCGCCGCACGTACAGCGCCAGCGCATCGCGCGCACGCGATGCTTCCGGCTCGTCCCCTGCCTCCAGCGGCAGCAGCACGCGCGGCTCCGACGAGATGCCCGACACACCCAGCAGTCCGGACTGGTGGTAGAGCACATGCGCCACCTCCTGGAGCGAGAGCTTCTCGATCTCCATCATGTAGAGCAGCGCCCCCGGGTCCAGCACGCCGGTGCGCGTGCCCATCATCAGCCCGTCGAGTGCGGAGAAGCCCATGGTTGTCGCCACGCTCCGCAGCTCGCGCATGCCGCACAGGCTCGCGCCGCTGCCGAGATGGGCGACGATGGTGCGGCCGCGCGCGAGCGCGCCGTGGCGCTCGGGCAATGCGACCGTCATGTAGGCGTACGACAGGCCGTGGAAGCCGTATCGACGCAGGCCGCGGTCCCAGGCCGCATACGGCAGGGGCAACTGTCTCTCCACCTTGTCGAGGGTGTGGTGGAACGCGGTGTCGAAACACGCAACCTGCGGAATATCGGGGCGCTCGCGCAGCAGGATCTCCACCGCTTCCAGCGCGAAGGGCTGGTGCAGCGGCGCGAGCGGCACATAGGAAATCAGATCCGCGAGCACCGCCGCGTCCACCCTGATCGGCGCTGCATATTTCACCCCGCCATGCACCACGCGATGCGCCACGGTGACGATGCGCCGGCCTTCGAGACGGACGGTAAGACGCTCGCTGATGATCTGCAGCGCCGCGCGATGGGGGTCGCTTGCGTCCAGCG
The genomic region above belongs to Luteimonas chenhongjianii and contains:
- a CDS encoding sulfurtransferase produces the protein MIQNLAAYHFVAIDDPDNVAAWLHGLAVEGGLLGTVLVAPEGVNLFLAGAPEAIDALLAALRADVRFATLQAKLSGSAVQPFGRLKVKVKPEIISFRKPEAMPLTAPARAPEVAPAVLARWIAQGHDDAGRRLVLLDTRNREEFAHGTFEGALTLPIDNFTELPDALAPHREALRDATVVSFCTGGIRCEKAALWMRADGMDNVLQLDGGILGYFEQVGGFGYDGRCFVFDARVALDPQLRPLQDGVAA
- a CDS encoding leucyl aminopeptidase, with product MRSFRPLKPLLLASLIATFSLPAAAQRDVRFDAHGAPATGTLVLAVEEVAEGASRAGTFARLDAASNGALTRAAASAGFSGKLGSRLELPGMAGYDHILLVGAGSGPADAQRIEQVGGHVGRFAARSRAPQVDVVWDGNEPGAAAQLAFGATLGQYRFDTYRKQREDSPAGQGSLVVRSPEGAAAARSWDGDWQAVAEGVAFARDLVTEPANALYPEEFVARTRAAFAGKPNVSIEVLDVPAMERLGMGSLLAVGQGSVRPPRLMLVRYNGGARGEAPVAFVGKGITFDSGGLSIKGSENMWRMKYDMAGAASATGAVLALAGRGARVNAVAVAALAENMPSSTASRPGDVVRTASGRTYEIMSTDAEGRMVLVDALWYVQRQDNPTVIVDIATLTGAIVTALGNDYAGLFTRDDALATQLQRAGEAAGEPVWRMPMHPGYGKMLESPIADLRNGGGRPGSGTAAHFIGEWVDAGRAWAHLDIAGMAWRDGSEVSTVPMGASGYGVRLFDRFVRDNHER
- a CDS encoding DUF6164 family protein — encoded protein: MAKLLLNLRYVPEDEAADVRDFLDAAGMEWYQTRPSPFGISHGGIWLRNNEDFAEAKRLMADYQRGRQARAREARERAEREGTTETFADIARADPVRLVMIVLAIIFLIGLMAVPGYMLSR
- a CDS encoding HD domain-containing protein; the encoded protein is MVPARSPLVLPEPLDAALVDAYGNPPRAYHSLDHIEALLRLYDEVAEGPGWAQPREVYLAMLFHDAIYDARRDDNEARSAAMAAAEIARWLPDAGIDIPRVAELIELTARHGQLVADDFPRDPRGDDTRRFLDCDMAILGASPAAFDAYDRGIAAEYRHVPRWTYALGRRRFLKGLLARERIFLDDGFHARFDAQARHNLRRAVTTKR
- a CDS encoding DMT family transporter; the encoded protein is MNLWLLGSAALAAIVGMVLPLQALLNARLGALTAGPLFASFVSFAVGTLALAMVLVVARTPWPSCRELAALPPGLWLGGIIGAVFVFCGTLLVPRLGAASLICLIVFGQVVGSLVVDHLGVLSTPRPVDAVRLAGAALVCVGALLVVRPWGTA
- a CDS encoding xylulose 5-phosphate 3-epimerase, whose product is MVSNAPLQPSWHDGHGPIVHRPETIERVERLLIRLHAAGRIEDLASARALLAAADRVACVAMNVVAHMTYARRIDLSGAPLEAIDFKPVPEGHTGGALNMVPAFVGYLLANALTSTTRGWLMGQGHCVAAIEAVNALTGDVSATQRGRYDRSEAGLARLICDFYSYAIGADGRSAVPVGSHAGPNTAGAVSEGGYLGFAALQYVHMPLPGERLVAFLSDGAFEEQRGSDWAPRWWRAEDCGMAVPVMILNGRRIEQRTQIVQEGGATWLSEDLRHNDFAPVIVDGHDPAAIACAIIEAEAALQAFAEQPERRYPAPLPYVIAETEKGFGFPGAGTNAAHNLPLSSNPHADAHARAAFNAGAQALHVAPAELDAALDTLSVHRRQHRPPESAHAMAHRRPPAPLLPEPQWETPRAIGSAMVSIDHWFVALVEANPGLRVRVGNPDELASNKMGGTLARLKHRVNVPEPGVAESLHGAVITALNEEAVAAAALGNKGGLNLIVSYEAFAMKMLGLLRQEVVFARRQRELGQSPGWISVPLVVTSHTWENSKNEQSHQDPTIGEALLGEMSDTARVLFPVDGNTATAGLRAIYGGRGEVACVVVSKRDVVQHFAADAAQMAVARGAAVAIGSPLNAEVQLVAIGAYQLDEAMKAHAHLAAHGRRACVTVVLEPGRLRAPRDAIEAGFVLDDAALQALFPPGLPRVLMSHTRPEPMLGVLRRIDEGPARMTALGYISRGGTLDVPGMLFANRCTWAHAVDAAASLAGWSRESVLGEAALRAIDGVGNPADLREPDAG
- a CDS encoding acetate/propionate family kinase; this translates as MSGHGSDLILVLNCGSSSIKFAVFEAGEGPPARVPAWNGKVQGIGGSTPDFGETDVPPFAVTLDASDPHRAALQIISERLTVRLEGRRIVTVAHRVVHGGVKYAAPIRVDAAVLADLISYVPLAPLHQPFALEAVEILLRERPDIPQVACFDTAFHHTLDKVERQLPLPYAAWDRGLRRYGFHGLSYAYMTVALPERHGALARGRTIVAHLGSGASLCGMRELRSVATTMGFSALDGLMMGTRTGVLDPGALLYMMEIEKLSLQEVAHVLYHQSGLLGVSGISSEPRVLLPLEAGDEPEASRARDALALYVRRIVREIGAQVAVLGGLDLLVFTAGVGEHSAEIRKRVCDGLAFLGVALDPVANAADATTISAPSSAVIVGVEPTNEEWIAASHARRLVTG